The following are encoded together in the Chaetodon trifascialis isolate fChaTrf1 chromosome 3, fChaTrf1.hap1, whole genome shotgun sequence genome:
- the st7l gene encoding suppressor of tumorigenicity 7 protein-like has product MEDTAGSNPQSLGFTEKLKSWLSWSWTYVCFIWFGMVLIMIYVLWSPLKLQETLTSASVFLNTLTPKFYVALTGTSSLISGLILIFEWWYFRKYGTSFIEQVSVSHLRPLLGGVESSSSTGLFTSVNGEAEPRPSVSECKVWRNPLNLFRGAEYNRYTWVTGKEPLTYYDMNLSAQDHQTFFTGDTPQLRPEDAVMQKAWRERNPQARIRAAYQAIEMNHECAAAYVLLAEEEATTITEAERLFKKALSIAGKDINLLVYIKRRLAMCARKLGRIKEAVKMMRDLMKEFPLLGMLNIHENLLEALLELQAYADVQAVLAKYDDISLPKSATICYTSALLKARAVSDKFSPEAASRRGLSTAEINAVEAIHRAVEFNPHVPKYLLEMKSLILPPEHILKRGDSEAVAYAFFHLQHWKRAEGALNLLHCTWEGTFRIIPYPLEKGHLFYPYPGCTETADRELLPSFHEVSVYPKKELPFFILFTAGLCSFTAMLAMLTHQFPELMGVFAKAFFSTLFAPLGFFADKMESFMPSSFWHQLTRI; this is encoded by the exons ATGGAGGACACCGCTGGCAGTAATCCCCAATCTCTCGGATTTACAGAGAAATTAAAGTCTTGGCTCTCTTGGTCATGGACTTACGTGTGCTTCATTTGGTTCGGCATGGTGCTGATCATGATATACGTCCTGTGGAGCCCCCTGAAACTGCAGGAAACTCTTACCTCAG CCTCAGTGTTTTTGAATACACTGACCCCCAAATTTTATGTGGCGCTCACTGGaacctcctctctcatctctggACTCATCCTT ATATTTGAGTGGTGGTATTTCCGTAAATATGGGACCTCGTTCATTGAACAAGTGTCAGTGAGCCACCTGCGTCCTCTCCTGGGTGGAGTGgagagcagctcctccaccgGTCTGTTCACATCAGTCAATGGAGAGGCAGAGCCGAGGCCCAGTGTGTCAG AGTGTAAGGTCTGGAGGAACCCTTTGAATCTGTTCAGAGGAGCAGAATACAACAG ATACACCTGGGTAACAGGGAAGGAACCCTTAACATACTATGATATGAACTTGTCTGCTCAAGACCATCAGACCTTCTTTACAGGAGACACTCCGCAGTTAAGGCCAGAAGATGCTG TGATGCAGAaagcctggagagagagaaaccctCAGGCCAGGATCAGAGCAGCTTACCAGGCCATAGAAATGAATCACGA atgtgctgCAGCCTACGTGCTCCTGGCAGAGGAAGAAGCCACAACTATCACAGAAGCTGAACGCCTCTTCAAAAAAGCATTAAGCATCG CTGGAAAAGATATCAACTTACTGGTGTACATTAAACGCAGACTGGCAATGTGTGCACGCAAGCTGGGACGGATCAAAGAAGCAGTAAAAATGATGAGAGAT TTAATGAAGGAGTTCCCGCTGTTGGGAATGTTAAATATACACGAAAACCTCTTGGAGGCACTTCTAGAGCTTCAGGCATACGCTGATGTCCAAGCAGTCCTTGCCAAATATGACG ACATCAGCTTGCCAAAATCAGCCACTATATGCTACACATCTGCGCTGTTGAAAGCACGGGCTGTATCAGATAA GTTCTCTCCAGAGGCCGCGTCACGGCGAGGGCTAAGCACAGCAGAGATTAACGCTGTGGAGGCCATACACAGAGCCGTTGAATTCAATCCACATGTGCCAAAG TACTTATTGGAGATGAAGAGCCTGATTCTGCCTCCAGAGCACATCTTGAAGAGGGGTGACAGCGAGGCAGTGGCATATGCTTTCTTCCACCTGCAGCACTGGAAGAGGGCAGAGGGAGCCTTAAACCTACTACACTGCACCTGGGAGGGCA CCTTCCGGATAATTCCCTACCCACTGGAGAAGGGTCACCTGTTTTACCCCTACCCAGGatgcacagaaacagcagatagGGAACTGCTGCCCT CGTTCCACGAGGTGTCTGTGTACCCAAAGAAAGAGCTCcccttcttcatcctcttcacagCAGGCCTTTGCTCTTTCACTGCCATGCTGGCCATGCTCACACATCAGTTCCCTGAACTCATGGGTGTCTTTGCCAAAGCA tTCTTCAGCACACTCTTTGCACCCCTGGGTTTCTTTGCAGACAAGATGGAAAGCTTCATGCCGTCCAGTTTTTGGCACCAGCTGACTCGGATCTGA